From Camelus dromedarius isolate mCamDro1 chromosome 12, mCamDro1.pat, whole genome shotgun sequence, the proteins below share one genomic window:
- the GLYATL2 gene encoding LOW QUALITY PROTEIN: glycine N-acyltransferase-like protein 2 (The sequence of the model RefSeq protein was modified relative to this genomic sequence to represent the inferred CDS: substituted 3 bases at 3 genomic stop codons) — protein sequence MFVLQEPQKLQILYESLEKTIPESIKVYGAIFNIKNKNPFNMEVLVDAWPDYQIVITRPQKEXMKDDLDYYTNTYHIFNKAPDKLEEVLACPQVINWEQAFQIQGCQESLGQAIXKVSASKSVQVDYMKTMLFMAEKPVKLKTSIDDKLDWMKLFKMPNMEEDRREGNFTNIFLDVSHAQFVNEHWDFGKNERSLKYIEHCLQNFPGLGVLGPEGHPISXIVMEQSCELRMGYTVPKYRGQGNMFQIGYHYANYLAQKKMPFYLHVTEGKETLQEAVGSFGWKVCPCGWHQWKCTPKNYC from the exons ATGTTTGTGCTTCAGGAACCCCAGAAGCTGCAGATTCTGTATGAATCCTTGGAAAAGACCATCCCTGAGTCCATCAAG GTATATGGTGctattttcaacattaaaaataaaaacccattcAACATGGAGGTGCTGGTGGACGCTTGGCCAGATTATCAGATAGTCATTACACGACCTCAGAAAGAG TAGATGAAGGATGATCTGGATTATTATACCAACACTTACCACATCTTCAACAAAGCTCCTGACAAGTTAGAGGAAGTCCTGGCATGCCCCCAGGTTATCAATTGGGAACAAGCCTTCCAGATCCAAG GTTGCCAAGAGAGCTTGGGTCAGGCAATATGAAAAGTTTCAGCTTCAAAATCAGTGCAGGTGGATTACATGAAGACCATGCTCTTTATGGCAGAAAAACCAGTGAAACTCAAGACATCAATTGATGACAAGCTGGATtggatgaaattatttaaaatgcctAACATGGAGGAAGACAGAAG GGAAGGAAATTTTACGAACATCTTCTTGGATGTCTCACATGCACAGTTTGTAAATGAGCACTGGGActttggaaaaaatgaaagaagtttgAAATATATTGAGCACTGTCTCCAGAATTTTCCAGGATTAGGTGTGCTGGGTCCAGAGGGGCACCCAATCTCTTAGATTGTGATGGAACAGTCCTGTGAGTTGAGAATGGGTTACACTGTGCCAAAATATCGAGGCCAGGGCAACATGTTTCAAATAGGTTATCACTATGCAAATTATcttgctcagaaaaaaatgccattttatttacatgtgacagaagggaaagaaacactTCAAGAGGCAGTAGGAAGTTTTGGGTGGAAGGTTTGTCCTTGTGGCTGGCATCAGTGGAAATGCACCCCAAAGAATTACTGCTGA